In Lagenorhynchus albirostris chromosome 1, mLagAlb1.1, whole genome shotgun sequence, the sequence tctcaGAACTGTATTATCAAATAGGAGCTACTggacataaaacagataactgagTTCAGACATTAGCTAGTTTTCATGAAGTATTTATCTCCAACTTGTTTACTCCAACATTCATTTATAATAAGAAGGACAATGATTAAAACTGGCCATTTCTCAAACCACAATTCTGAAATCACAGAAATGTTTGATTAAGCCCACCTTGGTCAAAAATCTTCATTCAAGCAATGGTGAAACAGCCTGCAAATATGTCTTCAATTAACTGAGCTTTGAagcagaacaaaaacagaaaaatgtaaaacctcTATCCCAAGCACCAATAATGGAGGCTAAGCAATTATACCTACAAGTCCTAAATGACAGGTCTTTTCTGATGGAAAATCCTGAGATTTCTATTACTGTGACTTTACAGAAGGCAGGTTGGTTTAATGAGgaaatttacttttaataaaaagacaatcaacaatgttttattttgggCACTTACTCAGTATTTCACAGATCCTCAACAAGTTTTGAGGTAGGTTAATATTAGCattgtattttacaaatgaaaactcAGGCAGAGATTACATCACTTGTCACAAACCATAGCAGGAGTCCTACCATGATCAGTAACATGGTCTGATCTTTGAGATTAAtctctgatgtgtgtgtgtgaatttaatGGTGATAGCTTGCAAATagtcataaaaacaaaacaaaaccactagaTATTCTACTTTGGGCTATTTTGTAATTCTTAAATAATCCTACAATGATTATACATACTTTGGAATAACCTACATACTCCTGTTAgaaatctatttatatataactaatccttataataacaaattaacacattatcgattttgttgttttctgcctTTTGGGGTGGGTGAAGCACGAAGATAATCAGCAAGTTTTCCTCAGAGAGCTAGGCAGCCTTTAAGTGCAGGTACTATGCTCAAGGCACCATCTATGGTGATTTGTGGTCATAGGAAAGCAGGTATACAAATGGAGCCAAGATCCAGAAAAGATGCCTGGATCCAAAAGAGGGGAAGGCCCTGCACAagtcaaagatgaagaaaaacataCTGTCATCTCAGGCTACATATCCTCAGCATCATGGGAAGAGCTCCTAAAAGACCAGCAAATTTGTCCCAGTTAAGTCTGTTAATTAAAGTTCTTACTAACTAGATAAACCATAagtattgtattttattaaagTGACATCTATAGAAACAAAATATCTAAGTATTTATTATGAATATGTTCCACCTATCATGTAAATTCCTCTAATTGTCACAAGCCTAATTCACCTAGCTCATTATATTACTTAAAATTCAGCTCATCCTGACTAGGTTCCTGGGCCAATCTtctcaaatatttgtttcattataaatttccttttatttaaacaaTTGTCAATTCTTAACAATACAGGATTAAGAGTGGTTAATTAACAACTGAGAAATATTATAAGGAAAATATCATTATTGTGTTAGAATATACAGCATTCAATAGAGCAAATTTCAAGAGTAAAGATATAGACACCTATGTTTCTGAAGAGACTGAACGGCACAGCCCAACACAATTTGAgtcaaagaagcaagaaaaaaagaagggaggggcCACAGGAGGCAAAGTATTTTATTCTAGTGTCCCCAAAATTGACTATGGAAGTAAAAagtttctacattaaaaaagtttatataaattACATGAATTGTAATTTTCATAAAAGTCAAAATGAAATGTTCTGCATAGGACAAAAGATATGCCTAAGCAACATATCATATTTGCACAAGGCCACTGAATGTCATGGATATGAGGAACAAATGAAAAAGCTTAAGTCTATGGCAGACTGAGCAAAGATTTCAGTTTGGTATTCTATAACCCCAAGACTGTAAACTACTCTTACTATGCAAAAGCTCTAATGACACACAGGGTTTTGTGTAGGAACTCTTGTGCTTCTGGTTGGCACATCATCTACTCTTTAATATGTGAAATTAATACAGACAGTTGTGAGAGGTTGTGCAAAACTACTGTATTTACAAAAATGGCACAAAAGTGAATTCAACAGTCGATGCACATGCACACTTCATTCACATCTTCAACAACAAAAGGTATTCTAACACTACAGAACTGAATAAGAATACTCTTCAACAGCAGCTGTTAAGCACTAGAGTCACATAAGTTACACCAGAATGGGCAAATATTGCCCAAGTAAAATTCTATTGTTAAAGCTGAAACAGATTTAAGGCCATTCAAGTTCAAGCACAGGATACAAATCTTTTGAAGCCCCATCTATTTATGTTTGAAATATGTGACCTTTCTTCTAACTTGTGGTCTTAAACTTctgttttacaaaattcaaaaggaaaatacagaagaaatcaATACAATAAAGGTTACATTAAATAAGAGTAACATACAAAGCTATAATTAAGATGAATTAAAGAAAGCCAAAACATTAAAATTGTAAAACTTGCTTGTTACTTGTTGGAACCAGTCCTACACTAGGAGTTAGGtaatatatacaattattttcAAGTAGATTACTTTACATTGCTCTAACATGTTCTTTTCATCAGTGCACTGTTAAAACTAATCAAAACTCTACACATGTATATTCCCTTACACACACACTACCACTACCTGCAAAGCCATAACTCTCAAATGACTTAGTgagtgaaaggaaataaaaagtggagAAGTAACATATTAAGGAGAAATAATGGGAATTAGAAGATTCATGCAGTTCAGCTCTTTTAATCAGCCAGCCAGCTTGCTAGCAACAAGAGATGGTTTCCGTTGAGGAAGGTCCTGTGGAGTGGGAATGTGGTCACCAGTGACGTCTGTCTTATCCGGAGCTGCAGTAGGAAGTTGCTTGTTCTTCATTTTTGCTTTAGCCATGTTGTAATCCccagaatcaaaatatttttgctacaagaaaaaaaaaattcagactagAGTTTAAAAAGCTTTCATATGCAATTACACTGGTTTAAGATATAGATGTGACCCTGTactgtcaaaataaaataaacctaaaagtttttaaacaaaaacatcaaCTACACGAAATAGCTATGACTCTACAGTGAGTTCTATCACAAGTCAACAGCTGAGAAGTCAGGCAAGGACCCTTTCTTCAGGCTTACATATATCATTCTAGTTCCAGTATGGAACCCTCAATATTGACATCAACTTCCATATCAATCTATCTGGGAGCTAATAGCCCTGGACTTAAAGAGTGGGACACAAGCCTTTCACTTACTAATGGAAAAACCAGCATGAATTTCTTgtttaaatgattttgaaaataaaaacacacaatcCACCAACTTGCATTTGGGATGTCACCCACCTCCAATCAAGCTTACAATTattaaaactattatttatagTTGCTGGTACTCTGTCATCTAAGATGAACTGTTCTGTAAGGATTTAAACCATTTATTTGAATTACAGCAGTTCACTAACATAAAAATTAAggttaaaatataaatgcttagggtaataaaagaaatgaactcaTTAGAAATTAATTATCACTTAAAATACACAACCCTATCCTATACCACCATTTTTCACCTAAGACACTAAGTACAACAATCGCTCTTATTAGTTGGAGATGGATGCGGTAACAACCACACCATTTATCACTGAAATATAAATTGTGGAGCTAAAGATCAACCTTAATATAGATAACCTAATGAGTTAGTCTATTCCGAGGTAAAAACAGATGAATTTGCCTGGGTTATGACTTTCACCTATCATGTTTAGCCTACCTTTAGTGAGTGCCTGCAATACTACATGAGGCACTGTGTGAATCATGAAGAGAGATATAAAGATGGACAACAGTCAAGTAAATCCACTGTTACAGTTTTAAATACATGAGGTGCTATGGTTACTCAAAGGAGGGGAACCTAACCTTTGCCTATAGCATAGACAAGAATCCAGATACGAGATGAGGGCTTGGACAAAGGATGAAGGGGAGGAAATATAAATATTCTCTTTGAGACTTCAGGGGTAACTCAAGTGGTAAATCAAGGAGCTAGGAACTCACAGCTTAGTTTAAGATTGCTGAATGGCCTGAAAAAAAAGGTCTCACTGGCTGCCTCCCTCCAGTGACTATTCTTTTATAAGCATCTGGCCTTAGGCCAGAGTCTAAAGTTAGAAATTGCTTTTCATGTGTCACTACACATAGAGTAGGAAACTTGGACCAGGCCTTTCTAAGACTTGCTGCAGCTTCATTTctgcatgttttaaaataagtgtagtgaaaaaaaaaacctcagaactTCTGATGTACTATATTATATTAGAGAGCTACTTCTGAAGTTTAGTAGCCTCTAAAAGAGAAAGTAGACTGCCAAATTTCTTAGAGTCAAAAGCACAAAATGAGAACTTTAACACATAGTGCAAATTTTAGGCAGAGTTTCCCCAACGTAATAAAGTCTGTTTCTAATGTTACCTATTTTATAGTAAACAAAGGTTCATCACAAGGGGATCACACTTACCTGTAGATTAGGCTACTTTGCTTgaggaaaaggaattaaatttatttagtgTGGTGAGAGAAAAACTAAACTCAATGCTTAATAATTATAACTGCTCTAGGTAGAGGAATGAACTAGATCAATGTTTCTCATATTGGAAAAGATACAGTTCAAGAAGGCAATATTACTTgtctttaacaatttttaaattttgtataagtgaaaattttaaaaattaacatattcTGTACCATCTAGATGACACTCTTATAAGAGCCTTTTCCCACTTCAATTTAAGGGCCACACTTACATCCATATTTATAATTGCATTGACACTAATGGATCACCAAAGTGACAATACTTAATTTTAAGGTCATGTTTCTTAAAACTGGACCCTCAGTTTTCTTGGGACTTCACAAACTCCACAAATACGAAAAAACATGGGCCAGACTGCTGCTTGATATCCCTCACACGTCATATTGTTAAAAGCCTAAAAATAGGTATCCGAATAAATAACATTAACAAGTACAATAAAACAGAAAGGGACCTAAAATACATGATATCTAACCAACCCTCTCAAATGAACAAGAAACTGTTTAAAGATACTAAGATAACTTGTCAGTTTGCTATTACGACAGAGGAAAACTAAAACCCTGTGAtccagacattttttttaaaaaaaactcttttaaCATAGTAAGAAATTATATAGTTGAATATAACATTTCATTTCCCTAATATAAAAGTGCTTATTCACTGACATTTTGGTAAAATACAGAATCATTCAAGAGCTCCCATCTCAAATTCTATATAAATTTCTTGATTCAAGTGGCATTTTCTTATTGACAACTATTTACATCTATAACACCAACGCCAAGATACAATGTATATAAATTCTAACTTGAAGATACTTAAAGTCATAAATCGTTGAAGCTAGAAAAATGACGAAGTCAACAGCCCAAATGTTGGAGGAAAGGCTGTTAGCATAAGTTATACTGAAgattagcaaaggaaaaaaagtttcttaaaCACTAACAGTCAAATCCCAAatccaaataataataatcaaagaaaattacataattcCATACTAAAACCACATCTGATGGAATGATTTCAAAATGAGACTTGGTACAGATACATTTTACACAGAATGCATAACATGTTTCTCAATGCTGCTTTTTTCTATTTATCCTGTATATTATG encodes:
- the ARPP19 gene encoding cAMP-regulated phosphoprotein 19 codes for the protein MSAEVPEAASAEEQKEMEDKVTSPEKAEEAKLKARYPHLGQKPGGSDFLRKRLQKGQKYFDSGDYNMAKAKMKNKQLPTAAPDKTDVTGDHIPTPQDLPQRKPSLVASKLAG